The DNA segment GAAGATCTCCGCGACGGAGACGACCGTCTCGAAGTCGATCCGGATCGGGTGGTCGCCGTACTGCTCGACGTACTCCGCGGCCGTCAGCGGGAAGTCCTCCGCCTCGTCGATCTTCTTCGCGAGCACGGCGTGGCCGTACTGCCGCCTGCCCTCGCTGCCCTGCTCGCCGTCGGGGTCGTGTGGCCAGTCCATACCCCCCGTTTACCGTGCCGCAGGAAAGTCGTTGCGCTCCCCGGGCGCCGGTTCGATCCCCCGACGGCCCCACCTCAGACCACCGACACGGAGGTCCCCGCGCCCGGCCCCGAGTCTTCGACGCGTGCAGGGCCCTCCGATCACCAAGTAACTGAAGATTAATTGAATTGTACTATAATTTATTAACCATATCAATAACGGAAAAACATTTAGAATGTCTGCGATGTTGTGTTACGTTGGATCACATCATGAAGGCTGTCGTTTATCAAGGCCCGTACGACGTGGCCGTAGAAGAAGTAGATGACCCGGAGATAGAACACCCGAACGACGTCGTCGTCGACATCACGACGTCGTGCATCTGCGGCTCCGACCTGCACATGTACGAGGGTCGGACCGCGGCCGAAGAGGGGATCGTGTTCGGCCACGAGAACATGGGGATCGTCTCCGAAGTCGGCGAGGCCGTTTCGACCCTAGAGGAGGGCGACCGCGTGGTGATGCCCTTCAACGTCTCCTGCGGCTTCTGTCAGAACTGCGAGGAGGGGTACACCGGCTTCTGTACCAACGTCAATCCCGGCTTCGCGGGCGGCGCGTACGGCTACGTCGCCATGGGGCCGTATCCGGGCGGACAGGCGGAGAAGCTGCGCGTCCCGTACGCCGACCACAACGCGCTGAAACTGCCCGAGGGACGCGAACACGAGGACGCGTTCTCGCTGCTCGCGGACATCTTCCCGACTGGGTGGCACGGCACGGAGCTGGCGAACCTCCAGCCCGGCGAGTCCGTCGCCATCTTCGGGGCGGGCCCGGTCGGCCTGATGGCCGCCTACAGCGCGAAGATCAAGGGGGCCGCAGAGATCTACGTCGTCGACCAGGTCCCGAGCCGGTTAGAGCTGGCCGAGGACCACTGCGACGCCACCCCGATCGACTTCTCCGAGGGCGACCCGGTGGACCAGATCATCGAAGAGCACGGCGGAATGGTCGACAAGGGCGTCGACGCGGTCGGCTATCAGGCGACCGACCCGGACGACGTCGACACCGAATCCGAGGACTACTCCTACCAGCCGGCCAAAGAGAATCCGGCGGTCGTGATCAACAGCCTCATTCGCGTGGTCCGACCGACGGGCCAGCTCGGCATCCCCGGCCTCTACGTGCCGGAGGACCCGGGCGCGCCCGACGACATGGCCGCGCAGGGCCGTCTCGGCATCGACTTCGGGAAGTTCTTCGAGAAGGGACTCAAGTGCGGCACGGGCCAGTGTAACGTGAAGGAGTACAACCGGTACCTCCGTGACATGATCATCGAGGGGCGCGCGGACCCGAGCTGGGTCGTCTCCCACCGCGTCAACCTCGACGAGGCGCCCGAGATGTACGAGGCGTTCGACGCCCGCGAGGAGGGCGTCACGAAGGTCCTACTCGAACCCTGAGTCGCCGAGGCGCGGCCTCGCCGCCGTCGTTCCGACTTTTTCGAACGTCTCCGACCGTCAGGCCCGGAGCCACGCCTTTGGATGCTCGTCTCGGAGGTGCGATTGGTACCGCCCGATCAGCTCCGGGTAGCCGTCGGCGACGCAGTGCCAGCCGCAGTGCTCGCAGGTGCGTTCGACCGCCTCGTCCCCGCCCTGTACGTGTCCGCCGCGCCTGTACGTGACCATGAGTGTCTCGTCGCGGTCGATACCGCGTCGATAGGTACCGTACGCCACGAGCGGGCTTCACTCTGTCGGCGCTCGCGACTCGTGTTCCCCGTCGGCGTGGAGAGGGACCCCACCGCCCGCACCGCCGAAACCCGTATGTCAGTCCCGCGCGTTGCGACCCGTATGTGTAAGTACTGCAACTGGGCGTTCCACGACGGGTGGGGCGAGCTGCTGAAGTACGACGACGTCTACCAGTCGGCGGTCGGCGCCGAGACCGAGTCCACCCACGGGTTCCACGAGGACTGGGACGACCTGCAGGCCGAGCTGGGGATCTGAGTCAGAGCGGGAAGGCGTCGACGGCCGACGCCGCGTCGCCGGCAGGCGCGGCCAGCTCGTCGAGCTCTCGCCGGATCCGCGCCTCGTCCATCTCGCTGCCGATGAACACGAGCCGCGTGCGCCGGTCGTCGTCCGGCCCCCACTCGCCGATCGGCCCGGCCTGCACCGAGGGGCCGGCCTGACTCACCCCGATGACCTCGTCGGTCCCCGCGACGTTCGCGACTCCCTTCGCCCGCACGACGGCGCCGTCCCAGTCGTCGAGCCACGCCGCGAACGGCTCGGGGTCGAGGGCCTCCGCGGAGCGGTAGACGAACGAGTCGACGCCGTGGGCCGCGGCGGCGCCCTCCGCGTGGTCGTGGCCGTGTCCCTCGCCCGCCCCGCCCACCTCGCCGTGGCCGTCGGCCTCGCTCTCCGCGATCGCGCGCTTCCACCCGGGCGACCGCGTGGCCGTCTCGAAGTCGAACAGCCCCGTGTCGAGCACGTCGCCGGGATCGACCTCGGAGTAGCTCGTCCGGATCCGCTTCGCCCGCGGGCCGAGGCGATCGGCGACCGACTCGATCTCGTCGAGCACGTCGTCGGGGACCATGTCCGTCTTGTTCAACACGAGCACGTCGCAGAACTCGATCCCCTCGACGAGCACGTCCGCGAGCGGGCGGTCGGCCGCCGGCTCGCCGTCGCCCGGGAGCGACTCGCCCGCGTCGAACTCCTTCCAGAAGCCGTACGTGTCGAGGACCGTCACCATCGTGTCGAGCCGGAAGCGCTCGGTGGGGTCGATATCGGAGTCGTCGGTCCCCTCCGTGAACGCCCGCGCGACCGGGATCGGCTCGGAGATCCCCGACGACTCCACGAGGAGGTAGTCGAACTCCCGCGACTCCGCGAGCGCCGCGGCCTCGCTCAGCAGATCGTCCTGGAGCCGACAGCAGATACAGCCGTTCGAGAGGTCGACGATCCCCTCCTCGTCGTTCTCGCGCGCGACGAGCTCGGCGTCGACGTTCACCTCGCCCATGTCGTTTAAGATGACGGCGATCCGCCTGTCGCCCGGGTTCGCGAGCAGGTGGTTCACCATGGTCGTCTTCCCGGCGCCGAGGTACCCGCTGAGGACGGTGACGGGGATCCGGTCGTCGTCGATCATGTGTGTTACCACGAGACGTGCTACCAGTATGAAACGATCGATCGGTGGGAGCGTCACCGACGCCGACGGCGCCGTCGACCGGGCGAACGAGGGCCCCGAGTCCCACAAAGCATTCCCCGACGGCCGGACCGTTTCCGCGCATGCGCCGCAGAGCCCTCCTCTCGACCGCGGCCGCCGTCTCGACTGCCCCGCTCGCGGGCTGTCCCGTATCGCCGTGGGGCGAGATCCCCGAGACCGTCGACGGCGCCGAGGTGACGCTCCGGCGCGAGCACACCGGGGAGTTCGAATTCGAGGAGCCGAGTCCGCACGACGACGCCGTCTTGATCCGCGCGGTCGACGCCGATCCGCCACGCCTCACCGTCAGGGGACGGCTGCTCGACGGGTCGCGAGAGTGCTATCAGGTCGACCTGATCGAGGCGACACTCGACGACGACCGCCTGCTGCTCCGACTGACCACGGAGGACGACCCGGACTGGGACGGTGATCCGTGCTCCGATATCGGCCAAACGCATCCCTACGAGGTCGCCGTCGCGTTCATCGAGGCGTCGGTTCCCGAGCGTGTCGAGGTCCGCCACGGCGACGAGACGGTGCTCGACGAGGAGGTGTAATCCGCGGGCGGTTCCGGACGCGGGTCAGCGCTCGATCCCGCCCTGCTCTTTGATTTTCATGATGTGCCGGACGTTCAGGTAGATCTCCTCGGGCGATGTCTGCTCCTCTGAATCGTACAGGTCCGACACTCGGTAGAGGATCGCCGAGAGCTGCTTGCTCTCGGAGCTGTCGCCGCGCACGTCGGCGGCGACCTCGCGGAGGAATTCCCGGACCTCGTCGTCGTCCGGGAACTCCCCGGCGGCCGCGGCCGCGGCCGACTCCGGGACGACCGGATCGACGCCGGCCGCGTCGAGGGGGTCGGCGGGGTCGCGGCTCTCGGTCGGCTGGTCGCCATCTCCGTCGCCTCCACGCTCCCCGCTCATCGCCCCTCGCTCACCCCGCGGCGGCGCACGACGCCGGCGTTGTTCGCGACGTTCTCCACGATCACGCGGAACGCGTCGGCGGTCTCGCCCTCACCGAGTACCACCGGCTCGCCCTCGTCGCCGCCTGTCCGGACCGCGGGGTCGAGCGGGACGCCGCCGAGGAAGGGGAGCTCGTGCTCCTGTGCCAGCGCCTTCCCGCCGCCGGAGCCGAAGATCTCGTGGAAGCCGCCGCAGTCCGGACAGCGGAAGCCGGCCATGTTCTCGGCGATCCCGAGCACGTTCGTGTCGTGTTTGCCGAACATCCGAAGCCCCTTCACCGCGTCGTCGAGCGCGACCTCCTGCGGGGTCGTGACGATCACGGCGCCCGTCAGCGGGAGCGTCTGGAGGATGGTGAGCTGGGTGTCGCCGGTCCCCGGCGGCAGGTCCATGATCAGGTAGTCGAGCTCGCCCCACTCGACGTCCTCGACGAGCTGCGTGATGATCTTGTGGACCATCGGCCCGCGCCAGATGACCGGGTCGTCCTCGCCGGTGAGGAAATCCATGCTCATCAGCTTCACGCCGAACCGCTCGGGCGGAACGATGGTCTCCCCGTCGGTCTGCGGGCGCTCCTCGGCCGACACCATCCGCGGGACGTTCGGCCCGTACACGTCGGCGTCGAAGAGCCCGACGCGCGCGCCGAGCTCCGAGAGCCCCGCGGCGACGTTGACGGCCATCGTCGACTTCCCGACGCCGCCCTTCCCGGAGGCGACTGCGATCACGTTCTTCACGCCCGGGAGCACCTGCTCGTCAGCGTCCAGCTCGTCCGGGACCGACGCCGAGAGCTCCACGTCGAACTCGGTGTCGGCGAGCGTCGCCCGCACGTCCTCGGCGATCGCCGACTCGTGCGGCGAGAAGGGCGCGCCGAGCGCGAGCGACACGCGGACCGTCCCCCCGTCGCCGTCCCCCTCCTCGACGGTGACGTCGTTCACCAGCCCGAGCGAGACGATGTCGCCCCCGAGGTCGGGGTCCTGCACGTCCGCGAGCCGCTCCCGCACGTCCGCTTCGTTCATGCCCGGAGGGAGGGCGGTGGGGCGAATAAGGGTTCGGTACCCGTCTCCGACGCGATGGCGGCCGCCCCTCAGTCGATGCGAGTCCCCGCGTCCTCCCCCCGGAGAAACGGCGCCAATCCCTCGGCGCCGAACACGTGAGCCGGGGCGTCGAGCGCCAGGAGCTCCCGGACCTTCGCGGCCATCCCGCCGGAGACGTCGGTCGCGTCGCTCGCGCCGAGCGCGTCGGCGACCGACTCGAAGTCATCGATCGCGGGGATCACGTCGCCGTCGGCGTCGAGGACGCCCGGCACGGTCGAACAGACGCCGACCCGCTGCGCGCCGAGGCCGGTCGCGAGCTCGACGACCAGCTCGTCGCCGGAGACGACCGTGACGCCCGCACCCGCGGTCGCGACGCCGTCGCCGTGGAGCACCGGCACGAACCCCTCGTCGAGCAGCGTCGCCGTCGACGAGAGCGGGAGGTCGAGGTCGCCGTCGGGCCCCTCGGGACGGGCCGACAGCGACAGGGGATGGACGGGCACCGCGGGGACGCCGCGCTCGTGAAGTCGGTCGAGCACCGCGCGGTTCAGCGACGTCATCGCGCCGTGAACGTCCATCACCGCCGCCGGGTCGTGAGTCCCCGCGGTCGTCGACACGCCGTGCTCGCTGGCGTGGTGGTGGCCGAAGCTCCCGCCGCCGTGGACGACGACGAGCCGCCCGACCGGCCCGTCGGCGAGGGCGTCGGCGACCGCGTCGCAGGCGGCCGCGAGCGCGTCGTCGTCGAGCGTCTCGGGCCGGTCCTTCTCCGTGATCAGGCTCCCGCCGAGCTTGAGCACGACGGGGGGCGCCGGGGAAGGTGCGTCGCGATCGACGTCGGCCGCGGCGCCGGAGTCGGAGACGCCGTCACGGCCGCCCGTCACGGTTCCACCACCCGGACGCCCTCCGTCGCCAGCTCGGCGCGGAACGCTTCCTCACAGCCCTGCGTGAACGAGAGCGCGGTCTCCGTCGCGTCGCTCTCGTCGAGGGCGACGATGCAGCCGCCGCCGCCCGCGCCGGTGAGCTTCGCGCCGTGCGCGCCCGCGTCTCGGGCGGCCCACACCATCGCGTCGAGCGAGCGCGCCGAGACGCCGAGCGCCGAGAGCAGCCCGTGGTTGAAGTCCATCAGCTCGCCGAGTTCCGCGAGCAGCTCCGACGACGGCTCCGCGTCGGACTCGGCCTCCGCGAGCATCCCCTCCCCGGTCCGGACGAGGTCGCCGATCGACTCGACGGCGTCCGCCGCGAAGCCGTACTCCTCGCGGAGCTCGCCGACGCCGGCCACGAGCTCGCCGGTGTCGCCGGCGCCGCCGTCGAAGCCGACGACGAACGGCAGGTTCGGCGTCTCGATCGGCTCGCAGTCGTCGCCCTCGACGCGGACCGCCCCGCCCATCGTCGAGCAGAAGGTGTCGGCGCGGGAGGCCTGCCCGTCCTGCACCTCGTGCTCGGCGCGGTACGCGCGGTCGGCCAGCTCGCGCCGGTCGAGCGGCTCCCCGAGCGCCCGCGTCGCGGCGTCGATGCCGGCGACGACGACGGCCGCGGAGGAGCCGAGCCCCGCCCCGAGCGGGATGTCGCTCTCGACGGTGATGTCGAAGCCGGCGTCCGGCGCGTCGGCCGCGTCCCGGGCCTGCCGCACGGCGGCGTCGACGTAGCCCATCGCGGCCTCGACCAGCGGCGTCGGCACGTCCACGTCGGGGTGATCCCCGGTGCCGCCGGAGTACTCCACCGTGAACCCGTCCAGCGAGAGGTCCTCGGCCGCGACGCGGACGTGGTCGTCGGCCCGCGGCTCGGCGGTCACCGTTGCGCGTCGCTCGATCGCGGCCGGCACGGCCGGCTCGCCGTAGACGACGGCGTGTTCGCCGAAGAGGTACACCTTCCCCGGCGCTTCACAGACGGTCATACGAACCCCCTCTCTCCGGGGGCATACAGGCGTTGCGCTTGTCGGGTCGCCGTCGACGCCCCGCGAACGCGGGACGGCGAGGGTCTCCGCTCCCGCCACCTTTTCACCGTCGGCCGCCGTCGTGCGCGCCATGACGACGCTCCCGTCACTTTTGACCCGGTCGTTCGCGAACTTCGTCGAAGGGGTGGCGGTCGCGATCCCGCGGCTGCTCTCGGGGCTGATCTTCCTCGCACTGGCGTACGTGACGGTGCGGATCGTCCTCTCGCTCGTCCGCTCTTCGATCGAGCGGATCTACATCGGCGATCGCGAGCTCGTGGGCGATCTCATCGTCACGCTCGTGGCGATCTTCCTGTGGTTCGGCGTCGCGTTGACGTTCCTGAAAGTCGTCGGGATGGGCGACATCGCGGCGAGCCTCGGCACCGCCGTCGGCTTCATCGCGCTGGGCGTCTCCTACGCGCTCTCCGAGATGATCGAGGACACGGTCGCGGGCGTCTACCTCCTCCGCGACCCCGACTTCAACCCGGGATACCGCGTTGAGGCGAAGGGCGTGACCGGAACGGTCGCCGCGATCGAGCTCCGGAAGACCCGGATCGACACGGACGCCGGCGACCGGATCGTGATGGCGAACCGGGAGATAGAGTCGCGCTGGACTCACGACGTGCCGGACCAAGAGTCCTGATCTCGCGGCCCGAGCGCGTAGATGCTGTTCAGATAGCCCCGTACTCTGTACGCCGTATACAGCTGGGTGGATCAGGCTTACGAACTATCTGCAACTCTAGTGATTTTTCGAAATCGTCGTCGAGCGTATCCGACTGATCGATTGTCACTCTAGGGATCAGAATTATGTAGCCAGTCTTGCATGTCCTTTTCATGGATCAGTCACTCAGAAATAACGATAATCGTGCCACGTCATCTGTAATCGGGATCGTACTGCTCGTCGGGATCACCGTCCTTTTGGCGACGACTGTAGGTGTCTTTGCACTCGGATTAGGGCTATCCGAAACCGTCTGTAACGCGAACCTTGGTGCAGCTCAGTCAGTAGTCGAACCTGTATGTTAGTATGTAACGGGCCAAATACTTATCAATTCAGTCTGAGAAATCCGCGCCATGTCATCTCAAGAGGACGTGAGCGCCGGAGAGACGGTCGACGGAGACACGACCCTCGCCGCCCTCTCGCACGCGTCGGCGCTGGTCGCTTCGTTCCTGGGACCGCTGCTGTTCTTAGTGCTCGCGGACGACGACGACGAACTCGTCAAGCGGAACGCGAAGAACTCGCTCAACTTCCAGATCGTCGTCCTCGTCGCGATGATCGTCTCCGGGCTGCTGACGGTCGTGCTCGTCGGCTTCCTGCTCCTCCCGCTGATCGGACTGATCGACCTCGTGTTGGTTCTGATGGCCACGCTGAAGGCCAACGAGGGGCAGGTCTACTCGTACCCGTACACGCCGGACATCCTCTGAGGGCCGCGGAGGGGCTATTTTCACACGGCGGCGACGGCGGCGGCTCCGCGGTGTCGAAGCGTCGGAAAAGTCGAACTCGACGTCGAAGACCGGTTACAGCTCGTCCTCGAAGTCGTCGAGGGCGAAGACCGTGTCGGCGCCGCGGCGGTCGAGCGTCTCGTTGGCGAGCAGCCAGTAGACGACCGACAGCGCGCGTCGACCCTTGTTGTTCGTCGGGATGACCAGGTCGACGTTCGACAGCTGGTTGTTGGAGTCGCACATCGCGATGACCGGGATGCCGACGGTGATGGCCTCCTTGACGGCCTGCGCGTCGCCGATCGGGTCGGTCACCACGACGACGTCCGGCTCGATGTAGCCGGCGTAGTCGGGGTTCGTCAGCGTGCCGGGGATGAAACGCCCCGTGCGGGCGCGGGCGCCGATGGCGTCCGCGAACTTCTCGGCCGGGAACCGGCCGTACTGCCGCGAGGACGTGACGAGGATCTGCTCGGGGTCGTAGTTGGAGAGGAAGTCCGCGGCAGTCCGGATGCGCTGGTCCGTCGTGCTCACGTCGAGCACGTACAGGCCGTCGTCGCGGACGCGGTGGATGAACCGCTCCATGTCCGCCGTCTTCTGCTGGGTCCCGATGTGGACACCGGCGGAGAGGTAGTCCTCGACGGGGATCAGCAGGTCGACGTCGTCGTCGGGCATGACGTCGTCGTCGAACGGGGAGGCCTCCTCCTCGTCCGCGGCGTCGTCGGCCTCGTCGTCTTCGATCTCGGCGTCAGCGGACGCCTCCTCGGCGGCCGCGTCGGCGGTCGGTTCCTCGGTCGTGTCGGTCTCCTCCTCGACCGCCGCGTCGACCGCCTCGGTCTCCGCGTCGTCGTCGAGTTCGACCGCGTCGTTGTCTTCGCTCATGCGTGGTGTGGGCCCGTCATACCGCGTCGTCCGCGATGCGGACCAGTTCGTTCAGCTTGGCGGTGCGCTCGCCGCCGACCGTGCCGGTCTTGATGAACCCGGCGTCGGTCGCCACGGCGAGGTGTGCGATGGTGGTGTCCTCCGTCTCGCCCGAGCGGTGCGAGATGACCGTCTCGTACCCGTTGCGGGCGGCGAGCTCGACCGCGTCGAACGCGTCCGACAGCGTCCCGATCTGGTTCGGCTTGATCAGGATGCTGTTGGCCGCGCCGACGTCGATCCCCTCGCGGAGCCGCTCGACGTTGGTGACGAACAGGTCGTCGCCGCAGATCAGCGTCCGGTCGCCGACCCGGTCGGTCAGCTCCGCGAACGCCTCGTAGTCGTTCTCGTCGAGGGGGTCCTCGACGTACGCGAGGTCGTACTCGTCGACGAGGCCGGCGACGTACTCGACCTGCTCGTCGGTCGTCTTGGTCTCGTCGCCGTAGACGTACGACTCGCTGTCGTCGTCGTACAGCTCGGCGGCGGCCATGTCGAGGCCGAAGCGGATCTCGAAGCCCACTTCGTCCTCGACCAGCTCGACCGCCTCCTCGACGACCTCGAACGCCTCCGCGTCCGAGATCGGGGGCGCCCACGCGCCCTCGTCGCCCTTCGCGGCCGGCACGCCGCGCTCGTCGAGCACGTCCGCGACCGCCGCGTGGACCGCGGCGTTCGCGAAGACGGCCTCCGAGACGCTAGGCGCGCCGACTGGCGCGGCGAGGAACTCCTGGATGTGGGTCGCCTCCTTGGCGTGCTCCCCGCCGCCGACGACGTTGCCGAGCGGGATCGGGAAGTTGTCGCCGCGGAACGCGCCCCCGAGGTGTTGATACAGCGGCGCGCCGAGCACGTCGGCGGCGGCCTTCGCGGCCGCCATCGAGATGGCGACGGCGCTGTTGGCGCCGATGGCCGAGAAGTCGTCCGTGCCGTCGGCCGCGCGGAGCGCGCCGTCGACGGCGCGCTGGTCGCCGGCGTACAGGCCCTCCAGCCGGGGAACGGCGTGTTCCCGAGCCTTCGCGATCGACTCGCTTGCGGGGAGTTCGATCGCCTCGTACTCGCCGGTGGACGCCCCGCTGGGCGCCGCCCCGCGGCCGAAGCCGCCGGACTCGGTGAGGACGTCGGCCTCGACGGTCGGGTTCCCCCGCGAGTCGAGCACGCGACGCAGCGAGACGCCGGTGATGCGGGTCATCAGTTGGACTCCCTCCGGACCGTGAACGGGAGCGCGCCCGCGTCGTACTCCTCCGCGGCGACGAGGATGGGCTCCGTCTGGTCCGTGTCGATCAGCACGGGCGCCCCGTACGACACCTGCAGCGCTCGCGCGCCGAGGATGCGTGCCTTCTCGTATCGATTGTATCGCTGTGTTGACATTGTTACTGGTACGGCGAGACGACGTCGACGAGGTCGCGATGGCTGACCATCATCCGGCGGCAGCAGTGCCGGTCGACCCCGAGCTCGTCGAGCACGTCGCCCGGGTCCTCGTCGCCGTCGCGGGCGCGCTGCTTGAACTCCTCCCAGTGTTCACCGATGACGTTGCCGCACGTGAAACACCGGACGGGGATCATCATGACTGGATCACCTCAGCGGTAGGACTTCTGGTAGCGGGCACGCGCGCCGGGTCCGCCCCACTTCTTGGGTTCGGACTGGCGCACGTCGTTGACCAGCAGCGTGCGATCGAAGTTCATGTACGCGTCGCGCAGCTCGGCGTCGCCGAGGTGCTGGACGAGACCGCGCGCGATGGCGGTCCGCGTCGCGTCGGCCTGGCCGCTGAAGCCGCCGCCCTCGACGTTGATGTCGATGTCGACGCCGTCGCGGAGCTCCTCGCCCGCGATGCGGAACGGCTCGAGCATCTTGAGCCGCGCCTGTTCCGGTTCGACCAGCTCGACTGGCTGGGAGTTGATGCGAACGCGACCCTCGCCGTCGCGCACGGTGGCGCGGGCGACGGCCGTCTTCTTCTTGCCTGAGGTGTTAGTTACCATGTGACGTTGGCTCCCAGAGACTCGGAGATCTCCCCGAGCGTCGTGAACTTGATGTTCGAGAGGCGGTCGAGCGAGGTGCCGTCGAGGACGACGGTCTCGGCGTCCTCGTCGCGCTCGTAGGGGTTACCCACGTAGACGCGGACGTTCGAGAACGCCTCGCGGCCGTCCTCGGTCTTGTACGGCAGCATGCCGCGGATGGCGCGCTTGAAGATGCGGTCGGGGCGCTTGGGGTAGTACGGCCCGCTGTCGGAGCCGAGCTCCGCGCGGGTGTGGTACGTCTCCATCGTCGCCTCCTCGTTGCCGGTGATGACCGCGCGCTCGGCGTTGACGACGGCGACCGTCTCGCCGTCGAGGACGCGCTGGGCGACCTTCGACGAGACGCGACCGAGGATGCAGTCGCGGGCGTCGACGACGACGTCCGCGTCGATCTTCGCGAGACTCATCGGATCACCCTGACGTTGCTCCCTTCGGGGTTCTGTTCAACGAACTGTTCAAGCGACACCGCTTCGCCGGCCTGGTCGATCTTCGTGCGGGCGGTTCCCGAGAAGTCGACGGCGGCGACGGTGACGTTCTTTTCGAGCACACCGCTGCCCAGCACCTTGCCGGGGACGACGACCGTCTCGTCTTCCTGCGCGTATCGTTCGATACGGCCCAGGTTGACCTCAGCGTGCGTGCGCCGTGGCTTCTCCAGTCGGTCGGCGACGTCCTGCCACACGTTGGCACCGGAGTCGCGCGAGACCGACTTCAGATCGGCGATGAGGTTCTGTAGTTTCGGATTCGTCTTGCTACTCATAGCTGTCCCTCCTGAAGCGGAGAGTTAGTGAAAACGGAGTGCAGGGAGCAGGATTTGAACCTGCGGACCTCTACAGGACAGCGCCCTGAACGCTGCGCCGTTGGCCTGACTTGGCTATCCCTGCGTGCACTCCTGCGTAACCCGGCTCCCTTCAAACCACTTTCGGTCCCGCCGTCGGAACGGCCCGACTCGGGTCCGGCGCGATCCGACGCGGCGTCGGATCGGGACGCGGCGCCGCGGCTCCGTGCAGGGGCGAGCGCCGGCCGCGTGGTCTGAAGGTCCGTCATTACGTTAGACCGCGACTTTCGTCTGTAGTTCGTCCGCGCGCTCCTCGATGGAGTCGATCGCGCGGAGCAGCAGT comes from the Halorubrum depositum genome and includes:
- the eno gene encoding phosphopyruvate hydratase; protein product: MTRITGVSLRRVLDSRGNPTVEADVLTESGGFGRGAAPSGASTGEYEAIELPASESIAKAREHAVPRLEGLYAGDQRAVDGALRAADGTDDFSAIGANSAVAISMAAAKAAADVLGAPLYQHLGGAFRGDNFPIPLGNVVGGGEHAKEATHIQEFLAAPVGAPSVSEAVFANAAVHAAVADVLDERGVPAAKGDEGAWAPPISDAEAFEVVEEAVELVEDEVGFEIRFGLDMAAAELYDDDSESYVYGDETKTTDEQVEYVAGLVDEYDLAYVEDPLDENDYEAFAELTDRVGDRTLICGDDLFVTNVERLREGIDVGAANSILIKPNQIGTLSDAFDAVELAARNGYETVISHRSGETEDTTIAHLAVATDAGFIKTGTVGGERTAKLNELVRIADDAV
- a CDS encoding DNA-directed RNA polymerase subunit K; its protein translation is MSTQRYNRYEKARILGARALQVSYGAPVLIDTDQTEPILVAAEEYDAGALPFTVRRESN
- a CDS encoding DNA-directed RNA polymerase subunit N, whose product is MMIPVRCFTCGNVIGEHWEEFKQRARDGDEDPGDVLDELGVDRHCCRRMMVSHRDLVDVVSPYQ
- a CDS encoding 50S ribosomal protein L13, yielding MSLAKIDADVVVDARDCILGRVSSKVAQRVLDGETVAVVNAERAVITGNEEATMETYHTRAELGSDSGPYYPKRPDRIFKRAIRGMLPYKTEDGREAFSNVRVYVGNPYERDEDAETVVLDGTSLDRLSNIKFTTLGEISESLGANVTW
- a CDS encoding 30S ribosomal protein S9 — its product is MVTNTSGKKKTAVARATVRDGEGRVRINSQPVELVEPEQARLKMLEPFRIAGEELRDGVDIDINVEGGGFSGQADATRTAIARGLVQHLGDAELRDAYMNFDRTLLVNDVRQSEPKKWGGPGARARYQKSYR
- a CDS encoding 50S ribosomal protein L18e, whose protein sequence is MSSKTNPKLQNLIADLKSVSRDSGANVWQDVADRLEKPRRTHAEVNLGRIERYAQEDETVVVPGKVLGSGVLEKNVTVAAVDFSGTARTKIDQAGEAVSLEQFVEQNPEGSNVRVIR